A section of the Syntrophorhabdaceae bacterium genome encodes:
- a CDS encoding NUDIX domain-containing protein: MDDLYYTPVTAAVIEKDGMVLIAKRKRAYAGYPWEFPGGKMEEGESLEECLKREIEEELGIEITVGDYLCSVRHVLNCQSAIKIYAYRASYVSGDIRLKDHDEVRWVTIGELVQYDFPEPDRYIVSVLLKQQN; the protein is encoded by the coding sequence ATGGATGACCTCTATTATACCCCTGTTACCGCCGCGGTTATTGAAAAAGACGGCATGGTCCTCATTGCAAAAAGAAAACGCGCTTATGCAGGTTACCCATGGGAATTCCCCGGGGGAAAGATGGAAGAGGGTGAATCCCTGGAAGAATGCCTGAAGAGGGAGATAGAGGAAGAGCTTGGCATCGAGATCACCGTCGGAGATTATCTCTGCTCCGTCAGGCATGTCCTCAACTGTCAGTCAGCGATCAAAATATATGCCTATCGCGCTTCTTACGTGAGTGGGGACATCCGGCTTAAGGACCATGACGAGGTCAGGTGGGTAACAATCGGCGAACTCGTTCAATACGATTTTCCGGAACCGGACAGGTACATTGTATCAGTGCTTTTAAAGCAGCAGAACTGA
- a CDS encoding cysteine hydrolase: protein MERRLVSIMGYVMIYACFLTAFCAFSPSALHAGNIIDEWNTVKVPAAPELKPVTVNPKTTALLMLDFNKQTCNAERRPRCIASIPGVKKLLAFARAKGVPVVYSLSPGAATTDIAQGLAPRANEPVVTSGPDKFLGTDLEKILKEKDVKTVIVVGTAAHGAVLYTASGAAFRGLSVVVPVDGMSAEDLYAEQYVAWNLVNAPRVSNQTTLTKIDLIR, encoded by the coding sequence ATGGAACGACGCCTTGTTTCCATTATGGGATACGTGATGATTTATGCCTGTTTTCTCACAGCTTTTTGTGCTTTTTCCCCTTCCGCCCTGCATGCCGGGAATATTATTGACGAATGGAATACCGTGAAGGTCCCGGCGGCGCCGGAACTGAAACCTGTAACAGTGAACCCGAAAACAACGGCCCTCCTGATGCTCGATTTTAATAAACAAACCTGTAATGCCGAAAGGCGGCCCCGCTGCATCGCATCCATACCAGGGGTCAAGAAGCTCCTTGCCTTTGCCCGTGCAAAGGGGGTCCCTGTGGTCTATAGCCTTTCTCCCGGTGCCGCAACAACAGATATTGCCCAAGGGCTTGCTCCGCGCGCGAATGAACCGGTTGTGACCTCCGGGCCGGATAAATTCCTCGGCACAGATCTTGAAAAGATCCTCAAGGAGAAAGACGTAAAAACAGTCATCGTCGTCGGGACAGCGGCTCACGGGGCAGTCCTCTACACGGCAAGCGGCGCTGCCTTCAGGGGGCTTTCAGTCGTTGTACCTGTTGACGGTATGTCCGCGGAAGATCTCTATGCGGAACAGTACGTTGCGTGGAATCTTGTCAATGCGCCAAGGGTATCAAACCAGACAACGCTGACGAAGATCGACCTCATCCGGTAG
- a CDS encoding response regulator → MESSAQKRILVAEDSKSQARILADTLSRNGYAVTLAEDGLTGLYKLMETKPHLVISDVWMPRMNGYEFCRTLKNDQDLRNVPVILLTSMSDIEDIVKGLEAGADYYITKPYDKSILLAKVELILSGVVPAGTSDTRTPVEIKTNGRVHSVFLEPQKVVNFLLSTYENLLSQNRDLTHTKIELKKLNDHLEERVREKTGYLEKEIAERKKTQDALIESETRYRSIFENAVEGIFQSTPDGHFINMNPAFVRMLGYGSFQEACEGINDIPTQYYVDPGDRAHFMEILEQKGIILEFESRVYKKDGNIIWTSVNAHTVKDKKGNILYYEGTVEDITESKKTEEALKKSFAHLRKTLDGTVKALATTIEMRDPYTAGHQRRVAQLACAITKEMGFSEDALEGMQVMGFLHDIGKIVVPAEILSKPGVLNELEFNMIKAHAQVGYNILKGIEFPWPVNDVVLQHHERLNGSGYPQGLTKENIIVEARILAVADVVESMASHRPYRPALGMDRALEEIVQKKGVLYDEDVVDA, encoded by the coding sequence ATGGAGAGTAGCGCACAGAAAAGAATCCTCGTAGCAGAGGACAGCAAATCTCAGGCAAGGATCCTTGCTGATACGCTTTCAAGGAACGGTTATGCCGTAACTCTTGCTGAGGATGGGCTGACAGGACTTTACAAGCTCATGGAGACAAAGCCCCACCTCGTTATCAGCGATGTATGGATGCCGCGGATGAACGGCTATGAATTTTGCCGGACATTGAAGAATGACCAGGACCTCCGGAATGTCCCCGTAATCCTCCTCACGTCGATGTCGGATATTGAAGATATTGTCAAGGGTCTCGAGGCCGGGGCAGATTACTACATTACCAAGCCCTACGATAAAAGCATCCTGCTTGCCAAAGTGGAGCTGATCCTTTCAGGTGTCGTGCCTGCCGGGACAAGCGATACGAGGACACCGGTCGAGATAAAAACAAATGGCAGGGTCCACAGTGTCTTCCTGGAACCGCAGAAGGTAGTCAATTTTCTTCTTTCTACCTATGAGAACCTTCTCTCACAGAACAGGGACCTTACGCATACCAAGATAGAATTAAAGAAATTGAATGACCACCTCGAGGAAAGGGTCAGGGAGAAGACCGGGTATCTTGAAAAAGAGATAGCGGAACGGAAGAAAACCCAGGACGCACTTATAGAGTCAGAGACGAGATACCGCAGCATCTTCGAAAATGCTGTTGAAGGTATCTTTCAGAGCACCCCCGACGGCCATTTCATCAATATGAATCCTGCGTTCGTCAGGATGCTCGGTTATGGGTCGTTCCAGGAGGCATGTGAAGGTATTAACGACATTCCGACGCAGTACTATGTTGATCCTGGCGACAGAGCTCACTTTATGGAGATACTTGAGCAGAAGGGTATTATTCTTGAGTTTGAATCAAGGGTATATAAGAAGGACGGAAATATTATATGGACCTCGGTAAACGCCCATACCGTCAAAGACAAGAAGGGCAACATCCTTTACTATGAAGGTACTGTGGAAGATATTACCGAGTCGAAAAAGACAGAAGAGGCGCTGAAAAAGAGCTTTGCACACCTGCGAAAGACCCTGGACGGTACGGTGAAAGCCCTTGCTACAACGATAGAGATGCGGGACCCATACACGGCAGGCCACCAGAGACGTGTTGCACAGCTTGCATGCGCGATTACAAAAGAGATGGGGTTTTCAGAAGACGCCCTGGAGGGCATGCAGGTCATGGGGTTCCTCCACGATATCGGTAAGATCGTGGTTCCCGCAGAGATCCTCAGTAAACCCGGTGTTCTCAACGAGCTGGAATTCAATATGATCAAGGCCCACGCACAGGTCGGCTACAATATCCTGAAGGGGATCGAGTTCCCGTGGCCCGTGAATGATGTTGTCTTGCAGCACCATGAACGGTTAAACGGGTCGGGATACCCACAAGGTCTCACAAAAGAGAATATCATCGTAGAGGCCCGGATCCTGGCCGTTGCGGATGTTGTTGAGTCGATGGCATCGCACAGGCCCTATCGTCCTGCCCTCGGCATGGACAGGGCCCTCGAGGAGATCGTGCAGAAAAAGGGGGTTCTCTACGATGAAGATGTCGTAGACGCCTG
- a CDS encoding Lrp/AsnC family transcriptional regulator yields SMDEIDKKILNLIQEEFPLTEKPFADIGKQVGISGKEAVKRVKTLKENGIIRRIGPILERKKLGYVSVLCGVHIDDNRIMEVAREINGLTGVTHNYEREGDLNLWFTITKKTIGEIDRALSDLERTYGLRIYRFPEKKTFKIKTYFPL; encoded by the coding sequence TATCCATGGATGAGATAGATAAAAAGATACTCAACCTTATACAGGAAGAGTTTCCGCTCACAGAGAAGCCCTTTGCCGACATCGGGAAACAGGTCGGGATCAGCGGGAAAGAGGCAGTGAAACGGGTAAAGACGCTGAAAGAAAACGGCATCATACGGAGGATCGGTCCCATACTCGAACGGAAAAAGCTTGGCTATGTGAGTGTCCTCTGCGGTGTACACATTGATGACAACAGGATCATGGAAGTCGCCCGGGAGATCAACGGGCTGACAGGAGTTACCCACAATTACGAGAGGGAAGGCGACCTGAATCTCTGGTTTACCATTACAAAAAAGACGATCGGGGAAATAGACCGCGCACTCTCAGACCTTGAGAGGACCTACGGACTGAGGATATACCGGTTCCCTGAAAAAAAGACGTTCAAGATAAAGACATATTTTCCGTTGTAG
- a CDS encoding HNH endonuclease: MVKGQQYWLHKLATLRIDRARGNPAPHKPILLLVIIEMAERGEIKDRDIVLSPDIAFRFSAYWSIVAARRTQPPEVRLPFHHLGSSGVWQPLMPDGKPSPDKKLTAMVRLSPGFFECLADQKFRDQARRVLVDTDPYFLPEERTALYAMLHMRPREPEVREEKEVYKAVIEKGRDARFRIEVVVLAYKHTCALTGYRLTTIEMDSIVDAAHIHEFRDSRNNDPRNGMALCKNAHWQFDHGLWSISDDYRVLISREKFIEDGVPGQRLADFEGRRIFLPSDPGYWPEHSYLEWHRKRHGF; encoded by the coding sequence ATGGTCAAAGGCCAACAATACTGGTTACACAAACTTGCCACATTACGGATAGACCGCGCACGGGGCAACCCTGCTCCCCATAAACCGATTCTCCTGCTGGTTATTATCGAGATGGCCGAGAGAGGGGAGATAAAAGATCGAGACATTGTCCTTTCTCCTGACATTGCTTTTAGATTCAGTGCTTACTGGTCCATTGTGGCCGCCCGCCGTACCCAGCCACCCGAAGTGCGATTGCCGTTTCATCATCTTGGTTCGTCCGGCGTCTGGCAACCCTTGATGCCGGACGGTAAGCCGTCACCGGATAAGAAACTTACTGCTATGGTGAGGCTATCGCCCGGATTTTTCGAATGCCTTGCTGATCAAAAATTCCGCGACCAGGCCCGCAGGGTACTCGTTGATACTGATCCGTATTTTCTTCCCGAGGAAAGAACAGCCCTCTACGCCATGCTTCATATGAGGCCGAGGGAACCTGAGGTTAGAGAAGAAAAAGAGGTATATAAGGCAGTCATTGAGAAAGGTCGTGACGCCCGTTTTCGTATCGAGGTGGTTGTTCTGGCTTACAAACACACGTGTGCCCTTACGGGTTATCGTCTGACCACTATTGAAATGGACAGCATCGTTGATGCGGCTCATATCCATGAGTTCCGTGATTCCCGCAATAACGATCCCCGGAATGGAATGGCATTATGCAAGAATGCCCACTGGCAGTTTGATCATGGTTTGTGGTCAATAAGCGATGATTATCGGGTGCTGATAAGCAGAGAGAAGTTCATCGAAGACGGAGTTCCGGGACAACGCCTCGCAGATTTTGAAGGCCGTCGTATTTTCCTGCCCAGCGATCCGGGATATTGGCCGGAACACAGCTACCTTGAATGGCATAGAAAGAGACATGGGTTTTAA
- the hflX gene encoding GTPase HflX, producing the protein MQISKETSRQIGILINRRGLVEYVIVGDNRGIEIPRLSTERVGRARFRGLRFIHTHLNGELLSREDLTDLAILQLDLVACITERAGERGESVHIGYLIPENREGRAWAFMDPLNIQDLDVDFISFITELENEFVRARGRFYVTGGDKDQCVLVSVVPPGRGKNIEDHVAELKDLCYSAGITVLDTITQRPKELHPRYLVGKGKIGEIVMRCQQLGADLLVFGEELTPGQMNSISSMTELKVIDRNQLILDIFAGRANTNEAKIQVELAQLKYILPRLAGKNTAFSRLTGGIGGRGPGETKLEIDRRRIRDKISFLEKKLIEIRKVREKKREKRRFSGTPIVSIVGYTNSGKSTLLNLLTKSTVEVEDKPFSTLNPTTRTIKYPERKAIILTDTVGFIESLPQVLLRAFIATLEELEDAHLLIHLVDVSAPDFEEKIGIVEDTLRTLALDDKKRIIVFNKIDRIDRAFLQYVEQRHRAVSISCTKREGIERLIETIEKTLSIAHSC; encoded by the coding sequence ATGCAGATCTCAAAGGAGACATCGCGCCAGATAGGCATCCTCATAAACAGGAGGGGCCTCGTGGAATACGTGATCGTCGGGGACAACAGGGGGATAGAGATACCGAGGCTCTCCACGGAAAGGGTCGGCAGGGCGCGTTTCAGGGGCTTAAGGTTCATCCACACACATCTGAACGGAGAGCTGCTTTCCAGGGAAGACCTGACCGATCTGGCGATCCTTCAACTGGATCTTGTTGCCTGTATAACCGAAAGGGCGGGCGAGAGGGGAGAATCGGTCCATATAGGCTACCTGATCCCGGAGAACAGGGAGGGGAGGGCCTGGGCGTTTATGGATCCTCTCAATATACAGGACCTTGATGTTGATTTTATCTCCTTCATTACCGAGCTGGAAAATGAATTTGTGCGCGCCCGCGGCAGGTTTTACGTTACCGGCGGGGACAAAGACCAGTGTGTCCTCGTCAGCGTCGTCCCTCCCGGTCGGGGGAAGAATATCGAGGATCACGTTGCAGAGCTGAAAGATCTCTGCTACTCGGCCGGCATCACGGTGCTCGATACGATCACCCAGAGACCGAAGGAACTACACCCAAGGTATCTCGTGGGAAAAGGGAAGATCGGGGAGATCGTCATGAGATGCCAGCAACTCGGCGCGGACCTCCTTGTCTTTGGTGAGGAATTGACGCCGGGCCAGATGAACAGCATCTCATCGATGACGGAACTGAAGGTCATCGACAGGAACCAGCTCATCCTCGATATCTTCGCCGGGCGGGCGAACACGAATGAGGCGAAGATCCAGGTAGAGCTGGCGCAACTGAAATACATCCTCCCGAGGCTCGCTGGAAAAAACACGGCATTTTCACGGCTGACGGGCGGCATCGGCGGAAGGGGCCCCGGAGAGACAAAGCTCGAGATAGACAGGAGGCGCATCAGGGACAAGATCTCTTTTCTGGAAAAGAAGCTTATTGAGATCAGAAAGGTGAGGGAGAAGAAACGGGAGAAGAGGCGGTTTTCAGGCACGCCTATCGTATCGATCGTGGGGTATACCAATTCCGGCAAGTCGACGCTCCTGAACCTCCTCACGAAAAGTACCGTTGAGGTTGAAGACAAGCCGTTCAGCACGTTGAATCCCACGACCCGGACTATCAAGTACCCGGAACGGAAGGCGATCATCCTCACCGACACCGTCGGTTTTATCGAGAGCCTGCCCCAGGTCCTTCTCAGGGCCTTTATCGCAACGCTGGAAGAGCTTGAAGACGCCCATCTCCTGATACATCTTGTTGACGTCAGTGCGCCGGATTTCGAGGAGAAGATAGGTATTGTCGAAGATACGCTGCGTACCCTTGCACTGGACGACAAGAAAAGGATCATTGTCTTTAACAAGATTGACAGGATAGACAGGGCGTTCCTTCAATACGTTGAACAGAGGCACCGTGCCGTCTCGATCTCATGCACAAAACGAGAGGGTATTGAACGGTTGATAGAGACGATAGAGAAAACCCTGAGCATAGCTCATAGCTGCTAA
- a CDS encoding alpha-isopropylmalate synthase regulatory domain-containing protein, protein MKRSFNIRNATKKLNILRSLRSYKRPFRVVGTYRLIDDGLRPEATVILKADGKEMHEAATGVGPVDALANVLKKSLSSMFPVIQGVKLIDYSAKVHDAKSGTSAKVEVSIVFTDGEEIWSVTEISDNINMASFMALLDGFEYAILSKKDSG, encoded by the coding sequence GTGAAAAGGTCTTTCAATATACGGAATGCGACAAAGAAATTGAACATCCTGAGGTCGTTGCGTAGCTACAAGCGTCCCTTCAGGGTGGTAGGCACTTACAGGCTCATTGATGACGGCTTGCGGCCGGAGGCAACGGTCATCCTCAAGGCAGACGGCAAGGAGATGCATGAGGCCGCCACCGGCGTCGGTCCCGTTGACGCCCTCGCAAATGTATTAAAAAAATCCCTCTCTTCGATGTTTCCCGTGATCCAGGGGGTCAAGCTCATAGACTATTCAGCAAAGGTGCATGATGCAAAGTCCGGTACCTCTGCAAAGGTAGAGGTATCTATTGTGTTCACGGATGGTGAAGAGATCTGGAGCGTTACCGAGATCTCCGATAACATCAACATGGCATCTTTCATGGCGCTCCTCGACGGCTTCGAGTACGCCATACTGTCGAAGAAAGACAGCGGATAG
- a CDS encoding MFS transporter, which yields MTNVVSLIGTLMHEVGAAWLMTTLAPTPFMVAMVQTASTFPFFLLALPAGALADIIDRRRLLLMTQVWMLIASIVLGVLTVSGMTTPLVLLALTFFLALGAAVNAPSWQAIIPELVERNELPSAIALGSVGFNLARAVGPVIGGLIVAALGPGITFLLNGISFFGVVIVLKRWKRAQRTSTLKEERLVSAMRAGIRYIRNAPEVKSVLIHTIFLSFFCSSLPAFLPIISREYLGLGSSGFGALLGFFGFGALLGATFLPVLRQRFSLNLIILMATNIFALATATVANLHSFIFLAIAMVVGGMAWLILISTLIAVVQSVIPAWVRGRVLSVHMLSFFGGLAGGSALFGLIAGGIGIPSTLNIVAGCLVITTAITWNYKLKSGEELDLSPSMHWPSLVVSGQPDFDEGPVLVVVEYNIDPAKAAGFTDSMQALKTIRRRDGAIRWNLFHDLTDPGHYIESYIVESWGEHLRQHERITVADREIEKKVLSFHLDGKPPKVMHFLAEPLP from the coding sequence TTGACAAACGTTGTATCTCTCATAGGCACGCTCATGCACGAGGTCGGGGCCGCATGGCTCATGACCACTCTTGCCCCCACCCCTTTTATGGTTGCAATGGTTCAGACTGCGTCAACGTTCCCCTTTTTCCTCCTTGCCCTTCCGGCAGGCGCCCTCGCCGATATCATAGACCGGCGGCGTCTTTTATTGATGACGCAGGTATGGATGCTCATTGCATCCATCGTTCTTGGCGTACTGACCGTTTCCGGCATGACAACACCCCTGGTCCTCCTTGCCTTAACCTTCTTTCTTGCGCTGGGCGCTGCAGTAAATGCCCCTTCCTGGCAGGCGATCATCCCTGAACTGGTGGAGCGCAACGAGTTGCCTTCGGCAATAGCCCTTGGTTCGGTGGGATTTAACCTTGCGCGTGCCGTGGGACCCGTAATCGGTGGTTTGATCGTTGCAGCCCTCGGGCCCGGTATAACGTTCCTTCTGAACGGCATCTCATTTTTTGGTGTTGTTATTGTTTTGAAACGATGGAAAAGGGCGCAACGGACGAGCACGCTTAAAGAGGAACGGCTGGTGAGTGCAATGCGGGCGGGCATACGCTATATCAGGAATGCGCCGGAGGTAAAATCGGTGTTGATCCATACCATCTTCCTTTCCTTTTTCTGCAGCTCTCTTCCGGCCTTTCTGCCGATCATTTCGAGAGAATATCTCGGACTTGGTTCATCGGGGTTCGGGGCCCTCCTCGGTTTTTTTGGGTTCGGGGCCCTCCTCGGAGCAACGTTTTTACCGGTTCTCCGGCAGAGGTTCTCGCTCAACCTTATTATTCTCATGGCGACAAATATCTTTGCGCTTGCGACCGCTACCGTGGCGAACCTCCATTCTTTCATCTTTCTTGCAATTGCCATGGTAGTAGGCGGTATGGCCTGGCTTATCCTTATCTCGACCCTCATCGCGGTGGTCCAGTCGGTTATCCCTGCCTGGGTGCGGGGGCGGGTACTGTCCGTCCACATGCTCTCATTCTTCGGCGGTCTGGCAGGAGGAAGCGCCCTGTTCGGTTTGATAGCAGGCGGGATCGGCATACCCTCAACACTGAACATCGTAGCCGGATGTCTGGTTATTACCACGGCCATTACCTGGAACTATAAACTGAAAAGCGGGGAAGAACTCGACCTGAGCCCTTCCATGCACTGGCCTTCACTTGTTGTTTCCGGTCAGCCTGATTTTGACGAGGGCCCCGTCCTCGTTGTCGTTGAATACAATATAGATCCGGCAAAGGCCGCGGGATTTACGGATTCCATGCAGGCACTCAAAACGATCCGCAGGCGCGACGGCGCTATACGGTGGAACCTCTTTCACGATCTCACGGATCCGGGCCACTATATAGAATCATACATTGTCGAATCCTGGGGTGAACACCTCCGGCAGCATGAGCGGATCACCGTTGCAGACAGAGAGATTGAGAAGAAAGTCCTTTCATTCCACCTTGACGGGAAACCGCCAAAGGTCATGCACTTTCTCGCCGAACCGCTCCC
- a CDS encoding four helix bundle protein — MIIKHFRDLEVYKKAFAAVMKIYEVSKGFPKDETYSLIDQMRRSSRSVCSNLAESWRKRRYKAVFRNKITDAMQEASETQSWLEFSFACKYIDTDIFNRLDNEYEEIIAMLNGMEKNSDKFCF; from the coding sequence TTGATAATAAAGCACTTCAGAGATCTTGAAGTATATAAAAAGGCTTTTGCAGCAGTCATGAAAATATACGAGGTTTCGAAAGGATTTCCAAAAGACGAAACTTACTCCCTGATAGACCAGATGCGTCGTTCCTCGAGATCCGTATGTTCTAATCTTGCCGAGTCATGGCGAAAAAGGCGATACAAAGCAGTTTTTAGAAATAAAATAACAGATGCAATGCAAGAGGCATCTGAAACACAAAGCTGGCTGGAGTTCTCATTTGCATGTAAGTATATCGATACGGATATTTTCAATAGGCTTGACAACGAATATGAAGAAATAATTGCCATGCTTAACGGGATGGAGAAAAATTCTGATAAGTTTTGTTTTTAA
- a CDS encoding transcription termination/antitermination NusG family protein, protein MKRWYVVNTKPKNEDRAANNFLGGGIEALSPKLRMRKYKEGKFIDYIEPMFPGYIFVKFHPVDDFRLVKYTRGVKTIVNFNGNIIPLRDEVITFIRGRLEDGVATIKKKDFKKGEKIFIKDGPFKGLTGIFEKALDGQERVAILLDSVNYSARMEIDRDLLTSG, encoded by the coding sequence ATGAAACGGTGGTATGTCGTGAATACGAAGCCGAAGAATGAAGACCGTGCCGCGAATAATTTTCTTGGTGGGGGCATTGAGGCGCTCTCTCCCAAACTGCGAATGAGAAAATACAAAGAAGGCAAGTTCATCGATTATATAGAGCCGATGTTCCCGGGCTATATCTTTGTAAAATTCCATCCTGTCGATGATTTCCGTCTCGTCAAATACACCCGTGGGGTAAAGACGATCGTCAATTTCAACGGCAATATAATTCCGCTCCGGGATGAGGTCATCACCTTTATCAGGGGTCGCCTTGAGGACGGTGTGGCGACAATAAAGAAAAAGGACTTTAAGAAAGGCGAGAAGATCTTTATCAAGGACGGACCCTTTAAGGGTCTGACAGGGATATTTGAAAAGGCGCTGGACGGCCAGGAACGTGTCGCCATCCTCCTCGACAGCGTCAATTATTCCGCCAGGATGGAGATTGACAGGGATCTGCTGACAAGCGGATAA
- the cimA gene encoding citramalate synthase, protein MRVEFYDTTLRDGAQSEDIAFSLNDKLRITEKLDEFGIHYIEGGWPGSNPKDLRYFKEVKRLHLKQAKVVAFSSTIKPQSRPDKDEIMQAILEADTGWVTIVGKSWDLHVRDALKVSLDMNLRMIEKTIDYLKKKGKYVFFDAEHFFDGYRRNRDYAMKVLSVAHSAGADTLVLCDTNGGTMPYEVYDTVTDVRKTMKAKLGIHTHNDTELAVANTLMAVNAGCENIQGTVNGYGERCGNANLCSIIPNVILKMGHEGIPKEQLKKLRALSLFIDEMANFIPDKHKPYVGESAFAHKGGIHVSAIRRNPETYEHIAPEQVGNAQRVLISDLSGESSILYKAKEFNIDIGKDKKVAKEVVKKIKDLEMYGYQFEGAEGSLELLMKKKLGIHRDYFELIGFRIIVEKKEKAHPVTEATILVRVGDRVEHTAALGKGPVNALDNALRKALHKFYPLLKDMDLVDYKVRVLSTKEGTGAPTRVLIESSDGKRTWNTVGVSENIIEASWRALVDSIDYKLLIEEEKNR, encoded by the coding sequence GTGAGGGTCGAGTTTTACGACACCACGCTTCGCGATGGTGCCCAGTCAGAGGATATAGCCTTTTCTCTCAACGATAAACTGAGGATCACAGAGAAGCTTGACGAATTCGGCATCCATTACATCGAAGGCGGATGGCCCGGATCCAATCCGAAGGACCTCCGGTATTTTAAGGAAGTAAAAAGGCTTCACCTTAAGCAAGCGAAGGTAGTGGCCTTCAGCAGCACCATCAAGCCCCAGAGCCGCCCGGACAAGGATGAGATCATGCAGGCGATCCTCGAGGCCGATACAGGGTGGGTGACTATTGTCGGTAAAAGCTGGGATCTCCATGTCAGGGATGCACTGAAGGTCAGCCTGGATATGAACCTGCGGATGATCGAGAAAACGATCGATTACCTGAAGAAAAAGGGGAAGTATGTATTTTTCGATGCCGAGCATTTTTTCGACGGGTACAGGAGGAACCGCGATTATGCAATGAAGGTGCTCAGCGTTGCCCACAGTGCCGGCGCCGATACGCTTGTCCTCTGCGATACCAACGGCGGGACCATGCCCTATGAGGTATACGACACGGTGACGGACGTCAGAAAGACAATGAAGGCGAAACTCGGCATCCATACCCACAACGATACGGAACTTGCCGTCGCAAACACGCTGATGGCGGTAAACGCAGGGTGTGAAAACATCCAGGGCACGGTGAACGGGTATGGTGAACGGTGCGGAAATGCGAACCTCTGCTCTATCATACCGAACGTTATCCTGAAGATGGGTCACGAAGGGATACCGAAAGAACAACTGAAAAAGCTCCGCGCCTTAAGTCTCTTCATCGACGAGATGGCGAATTTTATCCCCGACAAGCATAAACCCTACGTGGGTGAGAGCGCCTTTGCGCACAAGGGCGGCATCCATGTGAGCGCCATCAGGAGGAACCCGGAGACATACGAGCATATAGCCCCCGAGCAGGTCGGGAACGCCCAGCGGGTGCTGATCTCGGATTTGTCCGGTGAAAGCAGTATCCTTTACAAGGCAAAGGAATTCAATATTGATATCGGGAAAGACAAAAAGGTCGCAAAAGAGGTCGTCAAAAAGATCAAGGACCTCGAGATGTACGGTTACCAGTTCGAGGGCGCAGAAGGATCTCTTGAACTTCTCATGAAAAAGAAATTGGGGATCCACAGGGATTACTTTGAACTGATCGGCTTCAGGATCATCGTTGAAAAGAAGGAGAAGGCGCATCCCGTGACGGAGGCAACGATCCTGGTCAGGGTCGGAGACCGGGTCGAGCACACGGCGGCCCTCGGCAAAGGCCCTGTAAATGCCCTTGATAATGCGCTGCGGAAGGCCCTCCACAAGTTCTATCCCCTGCTTAAAGACATGGACCTTGTCGATTACAAGGTCAGGGTGCTGTCCACGAAAGAAGGCACCGGTGCGCCAACGAGAGTGCTCATCGAAAGCAGCGACGGAAAGCGGACGTGGAACACTGTCGGCGTATCGGAGAACATCATTGAAGCGAGCTGGCGTGCGCTCGTCGACAGCATCGATTACAAACTGCTTATCGAGGAGGAGAAGAACCGGTGA